One window of Streptomyces sp. NBC_00273 genomic DNA carries:
- a CDS encoding ferritin-like domain-containing protein, with the protein MKPEPSPAGRVLEAAQAALAAEHAAAYGYGVIGARSAGARAAQARESYGGHLARRDALARTVRELGGAPRPAEAAYALPFEVRGPADAERLAAEIEDRVAGAYSDLVRAAEGPLRREAADALSAAAVRAARWRGVGVAFPGLTERADEAQRAQHS; encoded by the coding sequence GTGAAGCCCGAACCCTCCCCCGCCGGCCGGGTCCTGGAAGCCGCCCAGGCCGCGCTCGCCGCCGAACACGCGGCCGCGTACGGCTACGGGGTGATCGGTGCCCGGTCCGCCGGCGCCCGCGCCGCACAGGCCCGGGAGTCGTACGGCGGCCACCTCGCGCGGCGCGACGCGCTCGCCCGGACCGTACGGGAGCTGGGCGGCGCGCCCCGGCCCGCGGAGGCCGCGTACGCCCTGCCGTTCGAGGTGCGCGGCCCGGCCGACGCCGAGCGGCTGGCCGCCGAGATCGAGGACCGGGTGGCCGGCGCGTACTCCGATCTGGTGCGCGCGGCGGAGGGTCCGCTGCGCCGCGAGGCGGCCGACGCGCTGAGCGCGGCGGCAGTGCGCGCGGCACGCTGGCGTGGTGTCGGCGTAGCCTTCCCTGGGCTCACGGAACGCGCTGACGAGGCGCAACGGGCCCAGCACAGCTGA
- the rimP gene encoding ribosome maturation factor RimP → MSTTQSDRLRELLEPLVAAKGLDLEEIEMSRAGKRRMLRIIVDSDEGVELDACAELSREVSDKLDETDVMGEDEYVLEVSSPGADRPLTEHRHYVRAIGRLVKFQLSAEDEKGAGELVARILDVDDEGLDLEVPGVKGRKATARRIAFTDIAKARVEIEFNRKDKKEEEA, encoded by the coding sequence ATGAGCACCACCCAGAGCGACAGGCTGCGCGAACTGCTGGAGCCGCTCGTCGCCGCCAAGGGCCTGGACCTCGAAGAGATCGAGATGTCGCGGGCGGGCAAGCGCCGGATGCTGCGGATCATCGTGGACTCCGACGAGGGCGTGGAGCTGGACGCGTGTGCCGAGCTGAGCCGCGAGGTCTCCGACAAGCTCGACGAAACCGATGTGATGGGTGAGGACGAGTACGTCCTCGAAGTCAGCTCGCCGGGCGCCGACCGCCCGCTGACCGAGCACCGTCACTACGTACGGGCCATCGGTCGCCTCGTGAAGTTCCAGCTGTCCGCCGAGGACGAGAAGGGCGCCGGGGAACTGGTCGCCCGGATCCTCGACGTCGACGACGAGGGCCTGGACCTCGAAGTACCGGGCGTGAAGGGCCGCAAGGCGACCGCCCGGCGCATTGCATTCACCGACATCGCCAAGGCGCGTGTCGAGATCGAGTTCAACCGCAAGGACAAGAAGGAAGAGGAGGCGTAG
- a CDS encoding GNAT family N-acetyltransferase, with protein sequence MLPSGVRIGPLDLAARVDEALRVQAVAFGLSEEEVGIRRYIVQRHMTCRGARALGAFAEDGALTGFVYGMPNDRTHWWSTIVEPYLRAGGYEDWLDGSFVITELHVHPGFQGHGVGRALITGITDDAAEPRSILSAIDTESPARGLYRALGYSDLARQVHFPSASMPYAVMGATLPLTRP encoded by the coding sequence ATGCTGCCTTCCGGAGTCCGCATCGGTCCCCTCGACCTCGCCGCCCGCGTGGACGAGGCCCTGCGCGTGCAGGCCGTCGCCTTCGGCCTCAGCGAGGAGGAGGTCGGCATCCGGCGGTACATCGTCCAGCGCCACATGACCTGCCGCGGCGCCCGCGCCCTCGGGGCGTTCGCCGAGGACGGCGCGCTCACCGGATTCGTGTACGGGATGCCGAACGACCGCACCCACTGGTGGTCCACCATCGTCGAGCCCTACCTGCGGGCCGGCGGGTACGAGGACTGGCTCGACGGATCCTTCGTGATCACCGAGCTGCACGTCCACCCCGGCTTCCAGGGCCACGGCGTCGGCCGCGCCCTCATCACCGGCATCACCGACGACGCTGCCGAACCCCGCTCGATCCTCTCCGCCATCGACACCGAGAGCCCCGCCCGCGGCCTCTACCGGGCCCTCGGCTACAGCGACCTCGCCCGCCAGGTCCACTTCCCGAGCGCGAGCATGCCGTACGCCGTCATGGGCGCCACCCTGCCCCTGACCAGGCCCTGA
- a CDS encoding slipin family protein — protein MVEELLTAAIATGVGVAVYVGAAARVVKQYERGLVFRFGRLREEVRGPGFTTIVPFVERLRKVNMQIVTLPVPAQEGITRDNVTVRVDAVVYFKVVDPASAIVAVEDYRFAVSQMAQTSLRSIIGKSDLDDLLSNREMLNQGLELMIDSPAVGWGVQIDRVEIKDVSLPETMKRSMARQAEADRERRARVINADAELQASHKLAEAAEVMSEQPAALQLRLLHTIVAVAAEKNSTLVLPFPVELLRFLERSAPPPAAAPARQEPAPAGPASEGPGPAEVDGAPAPDALDGAPAPDALDGSVDGLMLDAPPPEHERDGLRE, from the coding sequence ATGGTCGAAGAACTGCTGACAGCGGCCATCGCCACGGGTGTGGGCGTCGCGGTCTACGTGGGCGCCGCGGCCCGGGTGGTGAAGCAGTACGAGCGGGGCTTGGTCTTCCGCTTCGGCAGGCTGCGCGAGGAGGTCCGCGGGCCCGGTTTCACGACGATCGTTCCCTTCGTGGAACGGCTCCGCAAGGTGAACATGCAGATCGTGACGCTGCCGGTGCCCGCGCAGGAGGGCATCACCCGGGACAACGTCACGGTGCGGGTGGACGCGGTCGTGTACTTCAAGGTCGTCGACCCGGCGAGCGCGATCGTGGCGGTGGAGGACTACCGCTTCGCCGTCTCGCAGATGGCGCAGACCTCGCTCAGGTCGATCATCGGAAAGTCGGACCTGGACGATCTGCTGTCCAACCGGGAGATGCTCAACCAGGGCCTGGAGCTGATGATCGACAGTCCGGCGGTGGGCTGGGGCGTGCAGATCGACCGGGTCGAGATCAAGGACGTCTCGCTGCCGGAGACGATGAAGCGGTCGATGGCCCGGCAGGCGGAGGCGGACCGTGAGCGCCGGGCCCGTGTGATCAACGCGGACGCGGAGCTCCAGGCCTCGCACAAGCTCGCCGAGGCGGCGGAGGTCATGTCGGAACAGCCGGCGGCGTTGCAGTTGCGCCTGCTGCACACGATCGTGGCGGTCGCCGCCGAGAAGAACTCCACGCTGGTGCTGCCGTTCCCGGTGGAGCTGTTGCGCTTCCTCGAGCGCTCGGCCCCTCCGCCTGCGGCGGCGCCCGCGCGGCAGGAACCGGCCCCGGCCGGCCCGGCTTCCGAAGGCCCCGGGCCGGCCGAGGTCGACGGAGCCCCGGCTCCGGACGCGCTCGACGGGGCGCCGGCCCCGGATGCGCTCGACGGCTCGGTGGACGGGCTGATGCTGGACGCGCCGCCGCCGGAGCACGAACGGGACGGGCTGCGCGAGTAG
- a CDS encoding proline--tRNA ligase, with product MSTQHVQRMSRLMAKTLREDPADAETLSHRLLVRAGYVRRSSAGVWTWLPLGKRVLDNVSRVVREEMDAIGAQEVLLPALLPKEPYEVSGRWSEYGDLLFRLKDRKGADYLLGPTHEEIFTLVVKDQCASYKDLPVMLYQIQTKYRDEARPRSGVLRGREFQMKDSYSFDVSDEGLEESYRLHREAYVRIFERLGLDHRIVSAVSGAMGGSASEEFLAPAEAGEDTFVDCPSCDYAANTEAVTFALAPAAVSAEHPALEEVDTPDTPTIETLAAHLGVPASATLKNLLVKVDGEITAVGVPGDREVDLGKLGEHLAPAVVELVTAEDFEGRPDLVRGYVGPQGLEKVRYLADPRVAPGTSWVTGANRADTHARNVVCGRDFEVDRYLDVVVVEPGDPCPSCGAGLKLDRAIEIGHIFQLGRKYADAFGLDVLGREGKPVRVTMGSYGIGVSRAVAALAEQTADERGLCWPAAVAPADVHVVAAGKAVPLALAEEAATALAAAGLRVLLDDRPGLSPGVKLTDAELIGVPWILVAGRRSADGIVELQHRASGTREELPTAEALARLTS from the coding sequence ATGTCTACGCAACACGTGCAGCGCATGTCCCGCCTCATGGCCAAGACCCTCCGCGAGGACCCGGCCGACGCCGAAACCCTCAGCCACCGGCTCCTGGTCCGCGCCGGTTACGTCCGGCGCAGCTCCGCCGGGGTGTGGACGTGGCTGCCGCTCGGCAAGCGGGTCCTGGACAACGTCTCGCGCGTCGTACGCGAGGAGATGGACGCGATCGGGGCCCAGGAGGTGCTGCTCCCGGCCCTGCTGCCGAAGGAGCCGTACGAGGTCAGCGGACGCTGGTCGGAGTACGGGGACCTGCTGTTCCGGCTCAAGGACCGCAAGGGCGCGGACTACCTGCTCGGGCCGACGCACGAGGAGATCTTCACCCTCGTGGTGAAGGACCAGTGCGCCTCCTACAAGGACCTGCCGGTCATGCTGTACCAGATCCAGACCAAGTACCGCGACGAGGCGCGGCCCCGGTCCGGGGTGCTGCGCGGGCGCGAGTTCCAGATGAAGGACTCGTACTCCTTCGACGTGTCCGACGAGGGGCTGGAGGAGTCCTACCGGCTCCACCGCGAGGCGTACGTCCGCATCTTCGAGCGGCTCGGCCTCGACCACCGGATCGTGTCCGCCGTGTCGGGCGCCATGGGCGGCTCGGCGTCGGAGGAGTTCCTGGCCCCGGCCGAGGCGGGCGAGGACACCTTCGTGGACTGCCCCTCGTGCGACTACGCGGCCAACACGGAAGCCGTGACCTTCGCCCTCGCCCCCGCCGCCGTCTCCGCAGAACACCCGGCGCTGGAGGAGGTGGACACCCCGGACACCCCGACGATCGAGACCCTGGCCGCGCACCTGGGCGTACCCGCCTCGGCGACGCTGAAGAACCTCCTGGTCAAGGTCGACGGCGAGATCACGGCCGTGGGCGTGCCGGGGGACCGGGAGGTGGACCTCGGCAAGCTGGGCGAGCACCTGGCCCCGGCGGTGGTGGAGCTGGTGACGGCCGAGGACTTCGAGGGCCGCCCGGACCTGGTGCGCGGCTACGTGGGCCCGCAGGGTCTGGAGAAGGTCCGCTACCTGGCCGACCCGCGGGTCGCGCCCGGCACGTCGTGGGTGACGGGGGCCAACCGGGCGGACACGCACGCCCGGAACGTGGTCTGCGGGCGGGACTTCGAGGTCGACCGGTACCTGGACGTGGTGGTCGTGGAGCCGGGCGACCCCTGCCCGTCCTGCGGGGCGGGCCTGAAGCTCGACCGGGCCATCGAGATCGGGCACATCTTCCAGCTGGGCCGCAAGTACGCGGACGCCTTCGGGCTGGACGTCCTCGGCCGCGAGGGCAAGCCGGTCCGGGTCACGATGGGCTCGTACGGCATCGGCGTCTCCCGCGCGGTGGCGGCGCTGGCCGAGCAGACGGCGGACGAGCGCGGCCTGTGCTGGCCCGCGGCGGTGGCTCCGGCCGACGTGCACGTGGTGGCGGCGGGCAAGGCGGTGCCGCTCGCACTGGCGGAGGAGGCGGCCACGGCCCTGGCCGCGGCGGGTCTGCGGGTGCTGCTGGACGACCGTCCCGGCCTGTCGCCCGGCGTGAAGCTCACGGACGCGGAACTGATCGGCGTGCCGTGGATCCTGGTGGCGGGCCGCCGCTCCGCCGACGGGATCGTCGAACTCCAGCACCGAGCCTCGGGCACCCGCGAGGAACTTCCGACGGCCGAAGCCCTCGCCCGCCTGACGTCGTAG
- a CDS encoding GNAT family N-acetyltransferase, whose amino-acid sequence MTQTTTRVLEPSDLDAAMEILGREPVENAFVTSRVQVAGLDPWRLGGEMWGWYADGELRSLCYAGANLVPVCAGPDAVRAFADRARRTGRRCSSIVGPAEATRLLWQLLEPSWGPAREIRSHQPLMVIERPSTTVEADAQVRRIRKDEMDLIMPACVAMFTEEVGISPMAGDGGLLYQARVAELVASGRSFARVDDGKVVFKAEIGAATARACQIQGVWVDPEFRGLGHSETGMAAVVAYALRDVAPVVSLYVNDFNTAARAAYRRVGFREVGAFMSVLF is encoded by the coding sequence TTGACGCAGACCACCACCCGGGTCCTTGAGCCCAGTGATCTCGACGCCGCGATGGAAATCCTCGGACGCGAGCCGGTCGAGAACGCCTTCGTCACCTCCCGGGTCCAGGTCGCCGGACTCGACCCCTGGCGCCTGGGCGGCGAGATGTGGGGCTGGTACGCCGACGGCGAGCTCCGCTCGCTCTGCTACGCGGGCGCCAACCTGGTCCCCGTCTGCGCCGGACCCGACGCCGTACGCGCCTTCGCCGACCGGGCCCGCCGCACCGGCCGCCGCTGCTCCTCCATCGTCGGCCCCGCCGAGGCCACCCGGCTGCTGTGGCAGCTCCTGGAGCCCAGCTGGGGCCCGGCCCGCGAGATCCGCTCCCACCAGCCGCTCATGGTCATCGAGCGCCCGTCCACCACGGTCGAGGCCGACGCGCAGGTCCGCCGGATCCGCAAGGACGAGATGGACCTGATCATGCCCGCCTGCGTCGCGATGTTCACCGAGGAGGTCGGCATCTCGCCGATGGCCGGTGACGGCGGACTGCTCTACCAGGCCCGCGTTGCCGAACTCGTCGCCAGCGGCCGCTCCTTCGCCCGCGTCGACGACGGCAAGGTCGTCTTCAAGGCAGAGATCGGCGCCGCCACCGCCCGCGCCTGCCAGATCCAGGGCGTGTGGGTGGACCCCGAGTTCCGCGGCCTCGGCCACTCGGAGACCGGGATGGCCGCCGTCGTCGCATACGCGCTGCGGGACGTGGCTCCCGTGGTCAGCCTGTACGTGAACGACTTCAACACCGCCGCGCGGGCGGCCTACCGGCGCGTGGGCTTCCGCGAGGTCGGCGCGTTCATGAGCGTGCTCTTCTGA
- a CDS encoding aminoglycoside phosphotransferase family protein, whose amino-acid sequence MAFEPPQRLVRALGEMPETAQDTDWLGQLPRLTEAALSRRGVEARRVQAPGGRSSLVVLVTYADGTPAALKLAPPHARPDRELAALAHWGGFGAVRVLDTRHHDDDGALLLERLHPEVSLRSLPEAKALLEASGTLRRLWVAPPAGHGWETVAERTEGQSAALRAAPAETRTLADTALAMRAELVAAPSEELLLHGNFRQGKVLAGERAPWLTVGPDPLVGERAYDLARLVRDRLEDLVASSAGAAGARRRVNKLADALDVDRERLRGWTVFRAVESGNRALAAGRRRDAELLLEFAAWL is encoded by the coding sequence ATGGCTTTCGAACCGCCGCAGCGGCTTGTACGGGCGCTCGGCGAGATGCCGGAAACGGCGCAGGACACGGACTGGCTGGGGCAGTTGCCCCGACTCACCGAGGCCGCGCTGTCCCGGCGCGGGGTGGAGGCCCGGCGGGTGCAGGCTCCGGGCGGCCGCAGCAGTCTGGTGGTCCTCGTCACGTACGCCGACGGGACCCCGGCCGCGCTGAAACTGGCGCCGCCGCACGCCCGGCCCGACCGCGAGCTGGCCGCGCTGGCCCACTGGGGCGGTTTCGGGGCCGTACGGGTCCTCGACACGCGGCATCACGACGACGACGGGGCGCTGCTGCTGGAGCGGCTGCACCCCGAGGTGTCCCTGCGCTCGCTGCCGGAGGCGAAGGCCCTGCTGGAGGCGAGCGGCACGCTGCGCAGGCTGTGGGTGGCGCCGCCGGCCGGGCACGGGTGGGAGACGGTGGCGGAGCGCACCGAAGGGCAGTCGGCGGCCCTGCGGGCGGCCCCGGCGGAGACCCGGACCCTGGCGGACACGGCGCTGGCGATGCGGGCGGAGCTGGTGGCGGCCCCGTCGGAGGAGCTGCTGCTGCACGGGAACTTCCGCCAGGGCAAGGTACTGGCGGGCGAGCGGGCCCCGTGGCTGACGGTGGGTCCCGATCCACTGGTCGGCGAGCGGGCGTACGACCTGGCGCGGCTGGTCCGGGACCGGCTGGAGGACCTGGTGGCTTCTTCGGCGGGGGCGGCGGGAGCCCGGCGCCGGGTGAACAAGCTGGCGGACGCACTGGATGTGGACCGGGAGCGGCTGCGGGGCTGGACGGTGTTCCGGGCGGTGGAGTCGGGCAACCGCGCACTGGCCGCCGGGCGGCGCCGGGACGCGGAGCTGCTGCTGGAGTTCGCGGCCTGGTTGTAG
- the infB gene encoding translation initiation factor IF-2 — MAKVRVYELAKEFGVESKVVMAKLQELGEFVRSASSTIEAPVVRKLTDALQGPGGNAGKSAAKPGAPRKAAPAKPGVPTPGAAARPAAPKPGAPAPKPVVAEAPAAAAPAPVTPAAPGPRPGPKAPAAPKPAPAAPVATEFSAPPAAPAAPARTERPAAAPGPRPAQQRPAQGQGGQGGARPGAPRPAGATPGAQTQRPAGAPGSQAPRPQGARPAGPRPGNNPFTSGGSTGMARPQAPRPAGAPRPGAPGAGGGQGAPRPQGGPGGAPRPQGPGGARPTPGGMPRPQGGAPRPGGAPGGNRPNPGMMPQRPAAGGPGPRPGGGPGGRGPGAGGAGRPGGAGRPAGGGFAGRPAGPGSRPGGGGGFGGPRPGGGGFGGGPAGAGGGGRPGFGGRPGGPGARGGTQGAFGRPGGPARRGRKSKRQRRQEYEAMQAPSVGGVMLPRGGGETVRLSRGASLTDFAEKINANPASLVAVMMNLGEMVTATQSVSDETLEMLAGEMNYVVQIVSPEEEDRELLEGFDIEFGEDEGGEEYLMPRPPVVTVMGHVDHGKTRLLDAIRKTNVVAGEAGGITQHIGAYQVTTQVNDEDRKITFIDTPGHEAFTAMRARGAKSTDIAILVVAANDGVMPQTIEALNHAKAAGVPIVVAVNKIDVEGADPVKVRGQLTEFGLVAEEYGGDTMFVDISAKQGLHIDSLLEAVVLTADASLDLRANPEQDAQGIAIESHLDRGRGAVATVLVQRGTLRVGDTMVVGDAYGRVRAMLDDKGNNVEEAGPSTPVLVLGLTNVPGAGDNFLVVDEDRTARQIAEKRAARERNANFAKRVRRVSLEDLDSVLKAGLVQELNLIIKGDASGAVEALESSLLQLDVGEEVDIRVLHRGVGAVTESDISLAMGSDAIVIGYNVRAAGRAAQMADREGVDVRYYSVIYQAIEEIEAALKGLLKPEYEEVELGTAEVREIFRSSKLGNIAGVLIRSGEVKRNTKARLLRDGKVVAENLTISGLRRFKDDVTEIREGFEGGINLGSFNDIKIDDVIATYEMREKPRA; from the coding sequence GTGGCTAAGGTCCGGGTATACGAACTCGCCAAGGAGTTCGGAGTTGAGAGCAAGGTCGTCATGGCCAAGCTCCAGGAACTCGGTGAGTTCGTCCGTTCGGCGTCCTCGACGATCGAGGCGCCGGTTGTACGCAAGTTGACTGACGCGCTGCAGGGCCCCGGCGGCAACGCCGGCAAGTCCGCCGCGAAGCCGGGTGCGCCCCGCAAGGCCGCCCCCGCCAAGCCCGGGGTCCCGACCCCGGGTGCCGCTGCACGTCCCGCTGCGCCGAAGCCCGGCGCACCGGCCCCCAAGCCGGTCGTCGCGGAGGCTCCGGCCGCCGCAGCGCCCGCCCCGGTGACTCCGGCCGCCCCCGGCCCGCGTCCCGGCCCGAAGGCTCCGGCCGCCCCGAAGCCCGCTCCGGCGGCGCCCGTGGCGACCGAGTTCTCCGCGCCTCCGGCGGCTCCGGCCGCCCCGGCGCGCACCGAGCGTCCCGCCGCGGCTCCCGGCCCCCGTCCGGCGCAGCAGCGTCCGGCCCAGGGTCAGGGTGGCCAGGGCGGTGCCCGTCCCGGCGCCCCGCGCCCGGCCGGCGCCACTCCCGGTGCCCAGACGCAGCGTCCCGCCGGAGCCCCCGGCTCCCAGGCGCCGCGTCCGCAGGGTGCCCGTCCGGCGGGTCCCCGTCCGGGCAACAACCCCTTCACCTCCGGCGGCTCCACCGGCATGGCGCGCCCCCAGGCGCCCCGTCCGGCCGGCGCGCCCCGTCCCGGTGCCCCCGGCGCCGGTGGCGGCCAGGGTGCTCCCCGCCCGCAGGGTGGTCCCGGCGGCGCTCCGCGTCCGCAGGGTCCCGGCGGCGCCCGTCCGACCCCGGGCGGCATGCCGCGTCCGCAGGGCGGCGCCCCGCGTCCCGGTGGTGCTCCCGGTGGTAACCGTCCGAACCCGGGCATGATGCCGCAGCGTCCCGCTGCCGGTGGTCCCGGTCCCCGTCCCGGTGGCGGCCCCGGCGGCCGTGGTCCCGGTGCGGGCGGCGCAGGTCGTCCCGGCGGTGCCGGTCGTCCCGCGGGCGGCGGCTTCGCCGGTCGTCCGGCCGGTCCGGGCTCGCGTCCCGGCGGCGGTGGCGGCTTCGGCGGCCCGCGTCCCGGTGGCGGCGGCTTCGGCGGCGGTCCGGCCGGTGCCGGTGGCGGCGGTCGTCCCGGCTTCGGTGGTCGTCCCGGTGGTCCCGGTGCCCGTGGTGGCACGCAGGGCGCCTTCGGTCGTCCCGGTGGTCCGGCCCGTCGTGGTCGCAAGTCCAAGCGTCAGAGGCGCCAGGAGTACGAGGCCATGCAGGCCCCGTCCGTCGGCGGCGTGATGCTGCCGCGCGGTGGCGGCGAGACCGTGCGCCTGTCGCGCGGTGCCTCCCTCACCGACTTCGCGGAGAAGATCAACGCCAACCCGGCGTCGCTCGTCGCCGTGATGATGAACCTCGGCGAGATGGTCACTGCCACGCAGTCCGTCTCCGACGAGACGCTCGAAATGCTGGCCGGCGAGATGAACTACGTCGTCCAGATCGTCAGCCCGGAGGAAGAGGACCGCGAGCTCCTCGAGGGCTTCGACATCGAGTTCGGCGAGGACGAGGGCGGCGAGGAATACCTCATGCCGCGTCCGCCGGTCGTGACCGTCATGGGTCACGTCGACCACGGTAAGACCCGACTGCTCGACGCCATCCGCAAGACGAACGTCGTTGCGGGCGAGGCCGGCGGCATCACGCAGCACATCGGTGCGTACCAGGTCACCACCCAGGTCAACGACGAAGACCGCAAGATCACCTTCATCGACACCCCGGGTCACGAGGCGTTCACCGCCATGCGTGCCCGTGGTGCGAAGTCGACCGACATCGCGATCCTCGTGGTCGCGGCCAACGACGGCGTCATGCCGCAGACGATCGAGGCGCTCAACCACGCCAAGGCCGCCGGCGTCCCGATCGTCGTCGCGGTCAACAAGATCGACGTCGAGGGTGCCGACCCGGTCAAGGTGCGCGGTCAGCTCACCGAGTTCGGTCTGGTCGCCGAGGAGTACGGCGGCGACACGATGTTCGTCGACATCTCCGCCAAGCAGGGTCTGCACATCGACTCCCTGCTCGAGGCCGTCGTCCTCACCGCCGACGCCTCGCTCGACCTCCGCGCCAACCCGGAGCAGGACGCTCAGGGTATTGCGATCGAGTCCCACCTCGACCGCGGCCGCGGTGCCGTCGCCACCGTCCTCGTCCAGCGCGGTACCCTCCGCGTCGGCGACACGATGGTCGTGGGCGACGCCTACGGCCGAGTGCGCGCCATGCTCGACGACAAGGGCAACAACGTCGAGGAAGCGGGTCCGTCGACCCCCGTCCTGGTCCTGGGTCTCACCAACGTCCCCGGCGCCGGCGACAACTTCCTCGTCGTGGACGAGGACCGCACCGCCCGTCAGATCGCCGAGAAGCGTGCTGCGCGCGAGCGCAACGCCAACTTCGCCAAGCGCGTCCGCCGGGTGTCCCTGGAAGACCTCGACTCGGTCCTCAAGGCCGGTCTGGTCCAGGAACTCAACCTCATCATCAAGGGCGACGCGTCCGGTGCGGTCGAGGCCCTCGAGTCCTCGCTGCTCCAGCTCGACGTCGGCGAAGAGGTCGACATCCGCGTCCTGCACCGCGGTGTGGGTGCGGTCACCGAGTCCGACATCTCGCTGGCGATGGGCTCCGACGCCATCGTCATCGGTTACAACGTCCGTGCGGCCGGCCGTGCCGCGCAGATGGCGGACCGCGAGGGCGTCGACGTTCGCTACTACTCGGTGATCTACCAGGCCATCGAGGAGATCGAGGCGGCCCTGAAGGGTCTCCTCAAGCCGGAGTACGAAGAGGTCGAGCTCGGTACGGCGGAGGTCCGCGAGATCTTCCGCTCGTCCAAGCTGGGCAACATCGCCGGTGTCCTCATCCGGTCCGGCGAGGTCAAGCGCAACACCAAGGCGCGGCTCCTGCGCGACGGCAAGGTCGTCGCCGAGAACCTCACCATCTCCGGTCTGCGCCGCTTCAAGGACGACGTCACCGAGATCCGCGAGGGCTTCGAGGGTGGTATCAACCTCGGTTCCTTCAACGACATCAAGATCGACGACGTCATCGCGACGTACGAGATGCGCGAGAAGCCGCGCGCGTAA
- the nusA gene encoding transcription termination factor NusA, with protein MDIDMSALRGLVREKEISFDLLVEAIESALLIAYHRTEGSFRRARVVLDRTNGHVVVWATEDPRDLEEGQEPKEFDDTPSDFGRIAATTAKQVILQRLRDAEDDLTFGEFAGREGDVITGVVQQGKDPKNVLVDIGKLEAILPVQEQVPGEEYTHGLRLKAYVVRVAKGVRGPSVTLSRTHPNLVKKLFSLEVPEIADGSVEISAIAREAGHRTKIAVRSTRSGLNPKGACIGPMGSRVRNVMAELHGEKIDIVDWSDDPAEMVANALSPARVSKVEVVDWDSRSARVTVPDYQLSLAIGKEGQNARLAARLTGWRIDIRPDTEASPDADRSRGGE; from the coding sequence GTGGACATCGACATGAGTGCCCTGCGGGGTCTGGTCCGGGAGAAGGAGATCTCCTTCGACCTGCTCGTCGAGGCGATCGAGTCGGCCCTCCTCATCGCGTACCACCGGACCGAGGGGAGCTTCCGCCGCGCTCGCGTCGTGCTGGACCGCACCAACGGTCACGTGGTCGTGTGGGCGACGGAAGACCCGAGGGATCTCGAAGAGGGCCAGGAGCCCAAGGAGTTCGACGACACCCCGTCGGACTTCGGCCGGATCGCCGCGACGACCGCCAAGCAGGTGATCCTGCAGCGTCTGCGCGACGCCGAGGACGACCTGACCTTCGGCGAGTTCGCCGGCCGCGAGGGCGACGTCATCACCGGCGTCGTCCAGCAGGGCAAGGACCCCAAGAACGTCCTCGTCGACATCGGCAAGCTGGAAGCCATCCTGCCCGTGCAGGAGCAGGTCCCCGGCGAGGAGTACACGCACGGTCTGCGCCTGAAGGCGTACGTCGTGCGGGTGGCGAAGGGTGTCCGCGGTCCGTCCGTGACCCTCTCGCGCACCCACCCCAACCTCGTGAAGAAGCTCTTCTCGCTGGAGGTCCCGGAGATCGCCGACGGCAGCGTCGAGATCTCGGCGATCGCCCGTGAGGCCGGTCACCGCACCAAGATCGCCGTCCGGTCCACCCGTTCGGGTCTGAACCCGAAGGGCGCCTGCATCGGCCCGATGGGCAGCCGCGTGCGCAACGTGATGGCCGAACTGCACGGCGAGAAGATCGACATCGTCGACTGGTCGGACGACCCGGCGGAGATGGTCGCGAACGCGCTGTCACCCGCCCGGGTGAGCAAGGTCGAGGTCGTCGACTGGGACTCCCGGTCCGCCCGGGTGACCGTCCCGGACTACCAGCTGTCGCTGGCCATCGGCAAGGAGGGCCAGAACGCCCGCCTCGCCGCGCGGCTCACCGGCTGGCGCATCGACATCCGTCCCGACACCGAGGCGTCCCCGGACGCCGACCGGAGCCGGGGCGGGGAATAA
- a CDS encoding YlxR family protein, translating into MSGRTQARACPERTCVGCRERAAKNDLLRVVADGDACVPDPRGTRPGRGAYVHPAAVCLDQAIRRRAFPRALRSAGALDTENLRKAVAGEAGHTVREVVRHG; encoded by the coding sequence GTGTCTGGCCGGACGCAAGCCCGCGCATGCCCCGAACGCACCTGTGTGGGGTGTCGGGAGCGAGCGGCCAAGAACGATCTGCTGCGCGTCGTCGCGGACGGGGACGCATGCGTCCCCGATCCACGCGGTACGCGGCCGGGACGGGGTGCTTACGTGCACCCCGCCGCGGTCTGCCTCGACCAGGCGATCCGCCGCCGTGCGTTCCCCCGGGCCCTTCGGTCCGCCGGAGCGCTCGACACGGAGAACCTGCGCAAAGCCGTGGCCGGTGAGGCCGGGCACACCGTAAGAGAAGTAGTACGGCACGGATAA